The following coding sequences lie in one Myxococcus xanthus genomic window:
- the fabZ gene encoding 3-hydroxyacyl-ACP dehydratase FabZ yields MTASPRSSTPSTRSRRWSTGSSRKAGRRPPVPSQQAATPAGLGIQELLRLLPHRYPMLMVDRIDSLEPGVFAEGIKCVTANEPFFQGHFPEHPIMPGVLIVESMAQVAGVMLRTRSRPDLAPVEPATQKPARPGVMANIHRMRFRRPVVPGDQLRVRATHLKSLGTIHHVKVEARVGEELVADGELMLGA; encoded by the coding sequence ATGACAGCGTCGCCAAGGAGTTCCACTCCATCGACACGCTCGCGGCGCTGGTCAACCGGCTCATCGCGGAAGGCGGGAAGAAGGCCGCCTGTGCCTAGCCAGCAGGCAGCAACGCCCGCGGGGCTCGGCATCCAGGAGCTCCTCCGACTCCTGCCGCATCGCTATCCGATGCTCATGGTTGACCGGATTGACAGCTTGGAACCCGGCGTGTTCGCCGAAGGAATCAAGTGCGTCACGGCGAACGAGCCCTTCTTCCAGGGGCACTTTCCCGAGCACCCCATCATGCCCGGCGTGCTGATCGTCGAATCCATGGCCCAGGTGGCGGGCGTCATGCTCCGCACGAGGAGCCGCCCGGACCTCGCGCCCGTGGAGCCGGCGACACAGAAGCCAGCGCGGCCGGGCGTGATGGCCAACATCCACCGGATGCGCTTCCGCCGCCCTGTCGTTCCGGGAGACCAGCTCCGTGTCCGGGCCACTCACCTCAAGAGCCTTGGCACCATCCACCATGTGAAGGTCGAAGCACGGGTGGGTGAAGAGCTGGTCGCCGACGGCGAATTGATGCTGGGCGCCTAG
- a CDS encoding acyl carrier protein, which produces MHLDNTEVKSGLKAMIVDRLRLDIDPASIPDGAPLFGGDSQEGEAGGLGLDSVEALEIVVGIEEKWGVVIADDSVAKEFHSIDTLAALVNRLIAEGGKKAACA; this is translated from the coding sequence ATGCACCTCGACAACACGGAAGTGAAGAGCGGCCTCAAGGCCATGATCGTCGACCGCCTGCGGCTGGACATCGACCCCGCGAGCATTCCGGACGGGGCGCCGCTGTTCGGCGGTGACTCGCAGGAAGGTGAGGCGGGAGGCCTGGGACTCGACAGCGTCGAGGCGTTGGAAATCGTGGTCGGCATCGAGGAGAAGTGGGGCGTCGTCATCGCGGATGACAGCGTCGCCAAGGAGTTCCACTCCATCGACACGCTCGCGGCGCTGGTCAACCGGCTCATCGCGGAAGGCGGGAAGAAGGCCGCCTGTGCCTAG
- a CDS encoding DUF1501 domain-containing protein produces MTAPLTRRHLLRALGATGAGLVCAPGFLGRALAASPVSAARRTLVTVFLRGGVDGLSLVPPIEDAAYHRARPSLALRASGPDAALKLSGPFGLHPRLDALMPLWHDGRLAVLHGVGLPEPVRSHFDAQDFVESGTPGRKSTPDGWLNRALDEEAGAALRAVALQPTLPRALFGDAGAVAMGRLEEFRLRGGRRGEEATRGFSALYAGAVDEALRTTGQGAFEAMSLLDEDRLAKLPSHAAVAYPKGPLGQRLRDIARLIHGEVGLEVAATESGGWDTHAAQGSATGAFANRCQELGSALSAFAADLGPRLEQVTVVVLTEFGRTVRENGSRGTDHGVGSAMLVLGGGVKGGKVYGRFDSLEPDHLQDGRDVPAWTDIRAPLAEVLLACRPGVELARVFPGFTPPPSLGLFG; encoded by the coding sequence ATGACCGCACCGCTGACTCGCCGCCATCTGTTGCGCGCCCTGGGAGCGACGGGCGCGGGGCTTGTTTGTGCTCCAGGGTTCCTGGGACGGGCGCTCGCCGCGAGTCCTGTGTCAGCCGCTCGCCGCACGCTGGTGACAGTCTTCCTGCGCGGAGGCGTGGACGGGCTCTCGCTGGTGCCGCCCATCGAGGATGCGGCGTACCACCGGGCGCGCCCTTCGCTGGCACTGCGGGCAAGCGGGCCGGATGCCGCGCTGAAGCTGTCAGGGCCGTTCGGTTTGCATCCGAGGCTCGATGCGCTGATGCCGCTGTGGCACGACGGCCGGCTGGCGGTGCTGCATGGCGTGGGATTGCCGGAGCCGGTCCGCTCCCACTTCGACGCGCAGGACTTCGTGGAGTCTGGAACGCCAGGGCGCAAGTCGACGCCGGATGGCTGGCTCAACCGCGCGCTGGACGAAGAGGCGGGCGCCGCGCTGCGCGCCGTGGCGTTGCAGCCCACGCTGCCCCGAGCGTTGTTCGGAGACGCGGGGGCGGTGGCCATGGGGCGGCTGGAGGAGTTCCGGTTGCGAGGCGGACGCCGGGGGGAGGAAGCCACCCGGGGCTTCAGTGCGCTCTATGCGGGCGCCGTGGACGAGGCGCTGCGGACGACAGGGCAGGGCGCATTCGAGGCGATGTCCCTGCTGGACGAGGACCGGCTGGCGAAGCTGCCTTCTCACGCGGCGGTGGCGTATCCGAAGGGGCCGCTCGGGCAGCGGCTGCGGGACATCGCGCGGCTCATCCATGGAGAAGTGGGGCTGGAGGTGGCGGCAACGGAGTCGGGCGGCTGGGACACACATGCCGCTCAGGGCTCCGCGACGGGCGCGTTCGCCAACCGCTGCCAGGAGTTGGGGAGCGCACTGTCTGCCTTCGCCGCGGACCTGGGACCTCGGCTGGAGCAGGTGACGGTGGTGGTGTTGACGGAGTTCGGCCGCACCGTGCGGGAGAACGGCAGTCGCGGAACGGACCACGGTGTGGGCAGCGCGATGCTGGTGCTGGGCGGCGGCGTGAAGGGCGGCAAGGTGTACGGACGCTTCGATTCGCTGGAGCCGGACCACTTGCAGGACGGGCGCGATGTGCCTGCATGGACGGACATCCGCGCGCCGTTGGCGGAAGTCCTGCTCGCCTGTCGGCCGGGTGTGGAGTTGGCGAGGGTGTTCCCTGGCTTCACGCCGCCTCCGTCACTGGGCCTGTTCGGATAG
- a CDS encoding mersacidin/lichenicidin family type 2 lantibiotic has product MSHSDKNHILRAWRNADYYDSLSDAERAALPASPASVMELEDATLAFITGGDAEATCPATPTPNELTCLYTNCGRIACCR; this is encoded by the coding sequence ATGAGCCACAGCGACAAGAACCACATCCTCCGCGCCTGGCGTAACGCCGACTACTACGACAGCCTCTCCGACGCGGAGCGCGCCGCGCTTCCGGCCAGCCCCGCGTCCGTCATGGAGCTGGAGGATGCGACGCTGGCGTTCATCACCGGCGGCGATGCCGAGGCCACCTGCCCCGCCACGCCCACGCCCAACGAACTCACCTGTCTCTATACGAACTGCGGGCGCATTGCCTGCTGCCGCTGA
- a CDS encoding type 2 lanthipeptide synthetase LanM family protein — MTSHWVLGHALEERLPSLRMRGTPDAVDEARARRRLERWRKQEPLTRDSLWAERLRASGLTEAELHTLLGEPAEALHARMGAPPPWQRVIEQAYASEISPPFSWPEPTPPGAALLGLVEPLVHAAHARLVSALDTCLRDTPEAPFEPEHTARMLLAPLPRMLMPLLGRTLAVELRIAQLEGRLQGDTPEARFLDFAQHLRRRDVALDILARYPVLARQAVEYVTAWEATGVELMQRLARDAAALWHRFHGGVPPGLLVEAQGGLSDPHRGGRTVFLLRFASGLRLVYKPRPLTAEAVFQQLLSWLNARGLTPPLRTVEVLSSDGYGWMEYVEAAPCQSAEEVRRFHLRQGALVALLYALDVTDIHYENLIAVGEHPVLVDLETLFHPHTLAASIRDVEKQPGAVLNGTVLKSGLLPQPAWRAKDGTEVDFSALGAGEGQLTPLGYLVATAHGTDQLRFERRRMEIPGAANRPRMEGQDVSVTAQADALAQGFSALYRLLAEHRDALLAPGGPLAAFEHAPVRVLFRGTASYDALLHESMHPHAMGDALDRQRFFDHLWLAVKERPYLAALIPFEHEELQRGDIPRFTALPGSKDLWSGAGRHLPDFFDDSGLERARRRLTGLSPDDHERQLGLLRSALGRVRLAASPGDRPRYPFREPPAPAHPDALLAAARRVGERLVALSFTGAGHSHWLSLEMSDTKEWRLVQVGVDFYQGLSGIALVLAQLGALTGEARFTQAARGALRHLTWRLEAAPMQVRGVGILNGWGGILYALTHLGALWGERALFETAESFVDAMAPRVEQDEHLDLGSGCAGALLGLLTLVGRHPSERASRLARVCGEKLLQTATPQSHGMGWLSPATGGQALCGLAHGGAGIALALLQLASATGESRFHTTALEALAYERGRFSPEAGDWPDLRADAGVHGGDGPAFMCGWCNGAPGIGLARISGLPVLDDHQVREEIAAAVRATLAGGLGYNHGLCHGDLGNVLFLLEAARALHDDTLLRRTYQLAGGILQGIESHGYLHGLPDSIETPGLMVGLAGIAHGLLRLAAPERVADLLSVAPPVS; from the coding sequence GTGACGTCTCATTGGGTGCTGGGCCATGCCCTGGAAGAGCGGCTGCCATCGCTCCGGATGCGCGGCACTCCGGACGCGGTGGATGAGGCACGCGCGCGGCGCAGGCTGGAGCGCTGGCGCAAACAAGAACCCCTCACGCGGGATTCGCTCTGGGCCGAGCGCCTGCGTGCCTCGGGGCTGACGGAAGCGGAGCTGCACACCCTCCTGGGAGAACCAGCGGAGGCGCTGCATGCACGCATGGGCGCGCCTCCGCCGTGGCAACGCGTCATCGAGCAGGCTTACGCGTCGGAGATATCGCCGCCCTTCTCCTGGCCGGAGCCCACGCCACCGGGCGCGGCCCTGCTCGGCCTGGTCGAGCCACTCGTCCACGCGGCACACGCGCGGCTCGTCTCCGCCCTGGACACCTGCCTGCGTGACACGCCCGAAGCGCCGTTCGAGCCAGAGCACACGGCCCGCATGTTGCTCGCGCCGCTCCCTCGGATGTTGATGCCCTTGCTGGGACGGACGCTCGCGGTGGAGCTGCGCATCGCTCAGCTCGAAGGACGACTCCAGGGAGACACGCCCGAAGCGCGCTTCCTGGACTTCGCCCAGCACCTCCGGCGACGCGACGTGGCGCTCGACATCCTCGCCCGCTACCCGGTGCTCGCGCGGCAAGCCGTGGAGTACGTCACCGCGTGGGAAGCCACGGGCGTGGAGCTGATGCAGCGACTGGCCCGGGACGCCGCGGCGCTGTGGCACCGCTTCCACGGCGGCGTTCCTCCCGGCCTGCTGGTGGAGGCCCAAGGCGGTCTGTCAGACCCGCACCGAGGTGGACGCACCGTCTTCCTGCTCCGCTTCGCCTCGGGACTGCGGCTCGTGTACAAGCCGCGCCCGCTCACGGCGGAGGCCGTCTTCCAGCAACTCCTCTCCTGGCTGAACGCACGCGGCCTCACGCCTCCGTTGCGCACGGTGGAGGTCCTCTCCTCGGACGGCTACGGGTGGATGGAGTACGTGGAGGCCGCGCCCTGCCAGTCGGCCGAGGAAGTGCGGCGCTTCCATCTGCGGCAAGGCGCCCTCGTCGCACTGCTCTACGCGCTGGACGTCACCGACATCCATTACGAGAACCTCATCGCGGTGGGCGAGCACCCCGTCCTGGTGGACCTGGAGACGCTCTTCCATCCCCACACGCTCGCCGCCTCCATCCGGGACGTGGAGAAGCAACCCGGTGCGGTGCTGAACGGTACGGTGCTCAAGAGCGGGCTGTTGCCGCAACCCGCCTGGCGCGCGAAAGACGGAACGGAGGTGGACTTCAGCGCCCTGGGCGCCGGCGAGGGCCAGCTCACACCACTGGGCTACCTGGTCGCGACGGCGCATGGCACGGACCAGCTCCGCTTCGAGCGGCGGCGGATGGAGATTCCTGGCGCGGCGAACCGTCCTCGCATGGAAGGACAGGACGTCTCCGTGACGGCGCAAGCGGACGCGCTCGCGCAGGGGTTCTCAGCCCTGTACCGGCTGCTCGCCGAGCACCGGGATGCGCTGCTCGCCCCTGGAGGGCCGCTCGCGGCTTTTGAGCACGCGCCCGTGCGTGTGCTCTTTCGCGGCACAGCCAGCTACGACGCCCTGCTGCACGAGAGCATGCATCCCCATGCAATGGGGGACGCGCTGGACCGGCAGCGCTTCTTCGACCACCTCTGGCTGGCCGTGAAGGAGCGCCCATACCTGGCGGCCCTCATCCCTTTCGAGCATGAGGAATTGCAGCGCGGCGACATCCCCCGTTTCACCGCCCTGCCCGGCTCGAAGGACCTGTGGTCAGGCGCGGGCCGCCACCTGCCCGACTTCTTCGACGACTCCGGCCTGGAGCGGGCGCGGCGGCGCTTGACGGGGCTGTCGCCGGATGACCACGAGCGGCAGCTCGGCTTGCTGCGAAGCGCGCTCGGCCGGGTCCGGTTGGCGGCAAGCCCTGGCGACCGCCCTCGCTATCCGTTCCGCGAGCCGCCCGCACCCGCGCACCCAGACGCTCTGCTGGCGGCTGCACGACGCGTGGGAGAGCGATTGGTTGCCCTGTCGTTCACCGGCGCGGGCCATTCCCACTGGCTGTCGCTCGAGATGTCCGACACGAAGGAGTGGCGGCTCGTCCAGGTGGGAGTGGACTTCTACCAGGGGCTCTCAGGCATCGCGCTGGTGCTGGCGCAGCTCGGTGCCTTGACGGGCGAAGCACGCTTCACGCAGGCGGCCCGAGGCGCATTGCGCCACCTGACCTGGCGCCTGGAGGCCGCGCCAATGCAGGTCCGTGGCGTGGGCATCCTCAATGGCTGGGGCGGCATCCTCTACGCCCTGACCCACCTGGGAGCCCTGTGGGGGGAGCGCGCGCTGTTCGAGACCGCCGAGTCCTTCGTGGACGCCATGGCTCCCCGCGTGGAGCAGGACGAGCACCTGGACCTGGGCAGTGGCTGCGCGGGCGCCCTGCTCGGCCTGCTGACGCTCGTGGGGCGGCATCCTTCCGAGCGAGCGTCACGGCTCGCGCGAGTCTGTGGGGAGAAGCTGCTCCAGACAGCCACACCCCAATCCCATGGCATGGGCTGGCTCTCACCCGCGACCGGCGGACAGGCGCTGTGCGGACTGGCACATGGAGGGGCGGGCATCGCGCTGGCGCTGCTGCAGCTGGCCTCCGCCACGGGAGAGTCCCGCTTCCACACCACGGCCCTGGAGGCGCTGGCGTATGAACGTGGCCGGTTCTCGCCCGAGGCCGGCGACTGGCCCGACCTCCGCGCCGACGCCGGGGTACACGGCGGTGATGGACCCGCCTTCATGTGTGGCTGGTGCAATGGCGCACCCGGCATCGGGTTGGCGCGCATCTCCGGGCTGCCGGTGCTCGATGACCACCAGGTGCGTGAGGAAATCGCCGCGGCGGTCCGCGCAACGCTCGCGGGAGGCCTCGGCTACAACCATGGCCTGTGTCATGGCGACCTGGGCAACGTGCTCTTCCTGCTGGAGGCCGCGCGCGCACTGCACGATGACACGCTGCTGCGGCGCACCTATCAGCTCGCGGGCGGCATCCTCCAGGGCATCGAGTCGCACGGCTATCTACATGGCCTGCCCGACAGCATCGAGACGCCAGGGTTGATGGTGGGGCTCGCGGGCATCGCCCACGGCCTGTTGCGGCTCGCGGCGCCGGAGCGGGTGGCGGACCTGCTCTCCGTGGCCCCTCCCGTCTCGTGA
- a CDS encoding alpha/beta hydrolase encodes MLRLRRMLILILATFGSLYLVLCVVVFALQRSLLYPAPKGTPPLAESDGFSRLPLEGGLYVDLFHLPAPPGAPTVVHFHGNGEEVLTQMGLGSLMQARGLGFLTVEYPGYGASPGHPTEEGIYAAAEAALAWLRAKGVSAEQTVLSGRSLGTGVAVEMARRGHGSRVMLVSPYTSIPDIGATAFPFLPVRLLARDRYDTASKAAAVKLPVLIIHGEEDTLIPVDMGRRLGTLFPQAVVETVAGAGHNDVLEDPGKVYRHRMASFALGEP; translated from the coding sequence ATGCTTCGGCTGCGCCGCATGCTCATCCTCATCCTGGCCACCTTCGGATCGCTCTACCTCGTGTTGTGTGTGGTGGTGTTCGCGCTGCAACGCTCCTTGCTCTACCCGGCTCCCAAGGGCACGCCGCCGCTGGCGGAAAGTGACGGCTTCAGCCGCCTCCCGTTGGAGGGCGGCCTGTACGTGGATCTGTTCCACCTGCCGGCGCCTCCGGGCGCGCCCACGGTGGTGCACTTCCACGGCAACGGGGAGGAGGTGCTGACGCAGATGGGCCTGGGCAGCTTGATGCAAGCGCGGGGGTTGGGCTTCCTCACCGTCGAGTACCCGGGCTATGGCGCGTCACCGGGGCATCCCACGGAGGAAGGCATCTACGCCGCGGCGGAAGCGGCGCTCGCCTGGCTGCGCGCGAAGGGTGTGAGCGCCGAGCAGACGGTGCTCAGTGGCCGCAGCCTGGGGACGGGCGTCGCGGTGGAGATGGCGCGGCGCGGGCACGGTTCGCGGGTCATGCTCGTGAGTCCGTACACGTCCATCCCGGACATCGGGGCCACGGCCTTTCCCTTTCTGCCCGTCCGCCTGTTGGCCCGGGACCGGTATGACACCGCGTCCAAGGCCGCCGCCGTGAAGCTGCCCGTGCTCATCATCCACGGCGAGGAGGACACGCTCATCCCCGTGGACATGGGGCGCCGGCTGGGCACGCTCTTCCCCCAGGCCGTCGTGGAGACAGTGGCTGGGGCGGGGCACAACGATGTCCTCGAAGACCCCGGAAAGGTCTACAGACATCGGATGGCGTCATTCGCACTGGGAGAACCCTGA
- a CDS encoding S-methyl-5'-thioadenosine phosphorylase gives MSNPTSPVIGIIGGSGLYQMDGLTDVEWKKVTSPFGEPSDELCFGTLGGHRVVFLPRHGRGHRLAPTDINFRANIDALKRSGVTDLLSLSAVGGLREEYPPGTFVVVDQFIDRTFARDKSFFGTGLVAHVSMAKPVCSRLGNAVISACEGLGVVARRGGTYLAMEGPQFSSSAESHMYRSWGCDVIGMTNMPEAKLAREAELCYATVAMVTDFDCWHPDHDAVTVDQVVSVLLGNAGKAKGLVKNVVPLLGSHTGPCAQGCHRALDHAIITAPPAWDAAMVEKLSAVAGRVLRR, from the coding sequence ATGTCCAACCCTACCTCGCCCGTCATCGGCATCATTGGTGGCAGTGGCCTGTACCAGATGGATGGCCTGACGGACGTCGAATGGAAGAAGGTGACGTCCCCCTTCGGTGAGCCTTCGGACGAGCTGTGCTTCGGCACGCTCGGAGGGCACCGCGTCGTCTTCCTGCCGCGTCACGGGCGAGGCCACCGGCTGGCGCCGACGGACATCAACTTCCGCGCGAACATCGACGCGCTCAAGCGCAGCGGGGTGACGGACCTGCTGTCGTTGTCCGCCGTGGGTGGCCTGCGCGAGGAATACCCACCGGGCACCTTCGTCGTCGTGGACCAGTTCATCGACCGGACCTTCGCCCGGGACAAGAGCTTCTTCGGCACGGGGCTGGTGGCGCACGTCTCCATGGCGAAGCCGGTGTGCTCGCGGCTGGGGAACGCGGTGATTTCCGCGTGCGAGGGCCTGGGCGTCGTCGCGCGCCGGGGCGGCACGTACCTGGCCATGGAGGGGCCGCAATTCTCCTCCAGCGCGGAGAGCCACATGTACCGGAGCTGGGGCTGTGACGTCATCGGCATGACGAACATGCCGGAGGCCAAGCTCGCGAGGGAGGCGGAGCTCTGTTACGCGACGGTGGCCATGGTCACCGACTTCGACTGCTGGCATCCGGACCATGACGCCGTCACGGTGGACCAGGTTGTCTCCGTGCTGCTGGGCAACGCGGGCAAGGCGAAGGGACTGGTGAAGAACGTGGTGCCGCTGCTCGGGTCGCATACTGGCCCCTGTGCACAGGGCTGCCACAGGGCGCTGGACCACGCCATCATCACCGCGCCCCCGGCCTGGGACGCCGCCATGGTGGAGAAGCTGTCCGCGGTCGCGGGCCGGGTGCTGCGCCGATGA
- the mtnA gene encoding S-methyl-5-thioribose-1-phosphate isomerase has protein sequence MKVHGKPMRSIWLAPDAQAAEAIDQTRLPHALVSVRLTTLDEAAHAIRSMLVRGAPLIGATAAYGVWLALRADASDGALEHALAVLRGTRPTAVNLHWALDDMRQLLAPLPPAERVAAALRRAEAISDEDVAINRAIGAHGLKLLEDAWMRKGRQGRLEVLTHCNAGWLATVDFGTALSPIYQAHDAGIPVHVWVDETRPRNQGAQLTAWELGQHGVPHTVIADNVGGHLMQHGQVDLCIVGTDRTTAQGDVANKIGTYLKALAAKDNGVPFYVALPSPTIDWTLRDGVREIPIEQRDGTELSDVTGRLASGEVATVRITPEGSPAANYAFDVTPARLVTALITERGVCPASHDGLLSLFPERRGRAE, from the coding sequence ATGAAGGTCCATGGCAAGCCGATGCGCTCCATCTGGCTGGCGCCGGACGCGCAGGCCGCGGAGGCCATTGACCAGACGCGGCTGCCGCATGCGCTCGTCAGCGTGCGGCTGACGACGCTGGATGAAGCCGCTCATGCCATCCGGAGCATGCTGGTGCGCGGCGCGCCCCTCATCGGTGCCACCGCGGCCTATGGCGTCTGGCTGGCTTTGCGCGCGGATGCCTCGGACGGCGCGTTGGAGCACGCGCTCGCGGTGCTGCGGGGCACGCGCCCCACCGCCGTGAATCTGCACTGGGCCCTGGATGACATGCGTCAGCTCCTGGCGCCGCTGCCTCCCGCTGAACGGGTGGCTGCCGCGCTTCGCCGCGCGGAGGCCATCAGCGACGAAGACGTGGCCATCAACCGCGCCATCGGTGCGCACGGCCTGAAGCTCCTGGAGGACGCCTGGATGCGCAAGGGGCGCCAGGGCCGTCTGGAGGTGCTCACGCACTGCAACGCCGGCTGGTTGGCCACGGTGGACTTCGGCACCGCGCTCTCGCCCATCTACCAGGCGCACGACGCGGGCATCCCCGTGCACGTCTGGGTGGACGAGACGCGCCCTCGCAACCAGGGCGCGCAGCTCACGGCCTGGGAGCTGGGGCAGCACGGCGTCCCGCACACCGTCATCGCGGACAACGTGGGGGGCCACCTGATGCAGCACGGGCAGGTGGACCTGTGCATCGTCGGCACGGACCGCACCACGGCCCAGGGCGACGTGGCGAACAAGATTGGCACCTACCTCAAGGCACTGGCGGCGAAGGACAACGGCGTGCCCTTCTACGTGGCGCTGCCCTCGCCCACCATCGACTGGACGCTGCGGGATGGGGTGCGTGAGATTCCGATTGAACAACGCGACGGCACGGAGCTGAGCGACGTCACCGGACGGTTGGCGTCGGGCGAGGTGGCCACGGTGCGGATTACGCCGGAGGGGAGCCCCGCGGCGAACTACGCTTTCGACGTGACGCCCGCGAGGCTGGTGACGGCGCTCATCACCGAGCGCGGCGTGTGCCCGGCTTCGCACGACGGGCTGCTGTCGCTCTTCCCGGAGCGGCGCGGGAGGGCGGAATGA
- a CDS encoding class II aldolase/adducin family protein has translation MSGACEHLALRESMIATARRMNASALNQGTSGNLSVRVEAGFLLTPTGMDYDSLVPEDLVLMRFDGSHEGRRSPSSEWQLHRDILAARLEVGAVLHAHSMFCTTLACLHRDIPAFHYMVSAAGGTDVRCAPYATFGTAELAAHVLAALEGRKACLMANHGMVAVGRDLAAAFKLAVEVETLAAMYWRALQVGEPVLLDGAEMARVLEKFKTYGQQPTPPSREA, from the coding sequence ATGAGCGGTGCGTGCGAGCACCTCGCCCTGCGCGAGTCGATGATTGCCACCGCGCGGCGGATGAATGCGTCCGCGCTCAACCAGGGCACTTCCGGCAACCTGAGCGTGCGGGTGGAGGCCGGCTTCCTGCTGACGCCCACCGGCATGGACTACGACTCGCTGGTGCCGGAGGACCTGGTCCTCATGCGCTTCGACGGCAGCCACGAGGGGCGCCGGAGTCCGTCCTCGGAGTGGCAGCTCCACCGGGACATCCTGGCCGCCAGGCTGGAGGTGGGCGCGGTGCTGCATGCGCACTCCATGTTCTGCACCACGCTGGCGTGCCTGCACCGGGACATTCCCGCCTTCCACTACATGGTGTCCGCAGCGGGTGGCACGGACGTGCGCTGCGCGCCCTATGCCACGTTCGGCACGGCGGAGCTCGCGGCCCACGTGCTGGCCGCGCTGGAGGGGCGCAAGGCCTGCCTGATGGCGAACCACGGCATGGTGGCGGTGGGCAGGGACTTGGCGGCGGCCTTCAAGCTGGCCGTCGAAGTGGAGACGCTGGCCGCCATGTACTGGCGGGCGCTCCAGGTGGGTGAACCGGTGCTCCTGGACGGCGCGGAGATGGCGCGCGTCCTGGAGAAGTTCAAGACGTACGGCCAGCAGCCGACGCCCCCGTCGCGCGAAGCGTGA
- a CDS encoding metallophosphoesterase, translating into MGRLLFLLVFNVSAWAVLRSLWPGLLRKWRLGAFALGTFLSLVAWLYSAVAGRHAQLPVGDAALRVFSVGWSVAIIMIVLAGAPFLLLRRWLDRPARQEPPLTAPEANPAPPVNMARRNLLTNAGRAVPLLAAGTSSVGLANGYTQFSVREVDIHLPGLSPAMDGFRIGQITDVHVGTFIDTQYLQDAVRAMNDAKVDLQVMTGDLIDDLDQLDGTMAALSECKARHGMLAILGNHEHWRGLEAIRQAYADVEARGGPVRLLVDTSHAFEHAGQRVRVVGVDYPMSGRSHRVKAERMQQSAEAGFRDVAPEEVVLCLTHHPDFFPLAAERGARLTLAGHTHGGQVAFLGVPALWFVFKYMLGRYRQGDHQLYVSGGTGHWLPFRIGVPTEVTVLTLRATGASAAGRTS; encoded by the coding sequence ATGGGCAGGCTGCTGTTCCTCCTCGTCTTCAACGTCAGCGCCTGGGCCGTGCTCCGGTCGCTGTGGCCCGGCCTGCTCCGAAAGTGGCGCCTGGGTGCCTTCGCGCTGGGGACCTTCCTGTCCCTGGTGGCGTGGCTCTACTCCGCGGTGGCCGGACGGCACGCGCAGCTTCCCGTGGGGGATGCGGCCCTGCGCGTCTTCTCCGTGGGCTGGTCCGTCGCCATCATCATGATTGTCCTCGCCGGCGCGCCCTTCCTCCTGCTGCGCAGGTGGCTGGACCGGCCCGCCCGCCAGGAGCCGCCCCTCACCGCGCCCGAGGCCAACCCCGCCCCGCCGGTGAACATGGCGCGCCGCAACCTGCTGACGAACGCCGGCCGCGCGGTGCCGCTGCTGGCGGCCGGGACGAGCTCGGTGGGGCTCGCCAACGGCTACACGCAGTTCTCCGTCCGCGAGGTCGACATCCACCTCCCCGGCCTGTCTCCGGCGATGGACGGGTTCCGCATCGGCCAGATTACGGACGTCCACGTCGGCACGTTCATCGACACCCAGTACCTGCAAGACGCCGTGCGGGCGATGAACGACGCCAAGGTGGACCTCCAGGTGATGACGGGGGACCTTATCGACGACCTGGACCAGCTCGACGGCACCATGGCGGCGCTGTCGGAGTGCAAGGCCCGTCACGGAATGCTCGCCATCCTGGGCAACCACGAGCACTGGCGCGGCCTGGAGGCCATCCGCCAGGCCTACGCCGACGTGGAGGCGCGAGGCGGCCCCGTTCGCCTGCTGGTGGACACGTCCCATGCCTTCGAGCACGCCGGCCAGCGCGTGCGTGTGGTGGGCGTGGACTACCCCATGTCCGGCCGCAGTCACCGCGTGAAGGCGGAGCGCATGCAGCAGTCCGCGGAGGCCGGCTTCCGCGACGTGGCGCCCGAAGAGGTGGTGCTCTGCCTGACGCACCATCCGGACTTCTTCCCGCTCGCGGCCGAGCGCGGCGCCCGGCTGACGCTGGCCGGCCACACCCACGGCGGACAGGTGGCCTTCCTGGGCGTCCCGGCCTTGTGGTTCGTCTTCAAGTACATGCTGGGCCGCTACCGCCAGGGCGACCACCAGCTCTACGTGTCCGGCGGAACGGGGCACTGGCTGCCCTTCCGCATCGGCGTTCCGACAGAGGTGACGGTCCTCACGCTTCGCGCGACGGGGGCGTCGGCTGCTGGCCGTACGTCTTGA